From one Lotus japonicus ecotype B-129 chromosome 3, LjGifu_v1.2 genomic stretch:
- the LOC130746781 gene encoding probable polyol transporter 4 — MEFQEHGNGKVGFAEIHLGAKNKYKRMNSELPEDHDDDVLHQEARRNRTRKYVIACAIFASLNNVLLGYDVGVMSGAVIFIKEDLKISEVKEEFLVGILSIVSLLGSLGGGRTSDIIGRKWTMALAAVVFQIGALIMTLAPSFTVLLIGRLLAGVGIGFGVMISPIYIAEISPNTTRGSLTAFPEIFINIGILLGYVSNYAFSGFSPHINWRIMLGVGILPSVFIGFALFIIPESPRWLVMQNRIEEARSVLLKTNENEKEVEERLAEIQKAAEKFEDKPVWRELLFPSPSLRRMLITGIGIQCFQQISGIDATVYYSPEIFKAAGIEDNSRLLAATVAVGVTKTLFIVIAIILIDKLGRKPLLLISTIGMTACLLSIGATLSLFGQGSFVIALSILFVCGNVAFFSVGLGPVCWVLTSEIFPLRLRAQASALGAVGNRVCSGLVAMSFLSVSRAITVGGAFFMFGAVSSLAIVFVYTLVPETKGKSLEQIELMFRDEHQSQGSELELGDAEQLVQNKTVLTN; from the exons ATGGAGTTCCAAGAACATGGCAATGGGAAAGTGGGATTTGCTGAGATCCATTTGGGAGCAAAGAATAAGTACAAGAGGATGAACTCAGAGCTTCCAGAGgatcatgatgatgatgttttGCACCAAGAAGCAAGGAGGAATAGGACCAGGAAATATGTTATTGCTTGTGCTATCTTTGCTTCACTCAACAATGTCCTTCTCGGCTATG ATGTAGGTGTAATGAGTGGAGCAGTTATATTTATtaaagaagatctgaagatatcTGAGGTGAAGGAAGAATTTCTGGTTGGTATTCTTAGCATTGTTTCTCTTCTAGGAAGTCTAGGTGGTGGAAGAACTTCAGATATTATTGGTAGGAAATGGACTATGGCATTAGCTGCAGTGGTGTTTCAAATAGGTGCACTCATCATGACTCTTGCTCCTTCATTCACAGTACTATTGATTGGAAGGCTTTTAGCAGGTGTTGGCATAGGATTTGGAGTCATGATCTCCCCTATATATATTGCAGAGATATCACCAAACACCACCAGAGGATCTCTCACTGCCTTCCCAGAGATTTTCATAAATATAGGAATTTTGCTTGGTTATGTGTCAAATTATGCCTTTTCAGGCTTTTCACCACACATCAATTGGAGGATAATGCTTGGTGTGGGAATTTTGCCCTCTGTGTTCATCGGCTTTGCGCTTTTCATTATCCCCGAGTCACCGAGGTGGCTTGTAATGCAGAACCGAATCGAAGAAGCCAGATCAGTGCTTTTGAAAacaaatgaaaatgagaaagaagTGGAGGAGAGGCTAGCAGAAATACAAAAGGCTGCTGAGAAGTTTGAGGACAAACCAGTGTGGCGCGAACTTCTATTTCCTTCTCCTTCGCTACGCCGGATGCTGATAACTGGAATTGGGATTCAGTGTTTTCAACAGATTTCTGGAATTGATGCAACTGTGTATTATAGTCCTGAAATTTTCAAAGCAGCAGGAATTGAGGATAATTCAAGGCTTCTAGCTGCTACTGTTGCTGTAGGTGTAACAAAAACCCTTTTTATAGTGATAGCAATCATTCTTATTGACAAACTAGGTAGGAAGCCCTTACTCCTTATAAGCACAATTGGGATGACAGCTTGTTTGCTAAGCATTGGTGCTACTCTTTCTTTATTTGGACAAGGATCTTTTGTGATTGCATTGTCAATTCTGTTTGTTTGTGGCAATGTTGCATTCTTTTCTGTTGGACTAGGACCTGTGTGTTGGGTTCTGACAAGTGAAATCTTCCCTTTAAGGCTGCGCGCTCAAGCGTCTGCGCTTGGAGCTGTCGGCAATAGGGTTTGCAGTGGCCTTGTGGCCATGTCTTTTCTTTCGGTTTCACGAGCAATTACAGTTGGTGGAGCATTCTTCATGTTTGGTGCTGTTTCTTCTCTTGCCATTGTTTTTGTCTACACTCTAGTTCCTGAAACCAAAGGGAAGTCATTGGAGCAAATAGAGCTCATGTTTCGGGATGAACACCAGAGTCAAGGAAGTGAATTGGAGCTAGGAGATGCTGAACAACTTGTGCAGAATAAAACTGTTTTGACAAATTAA
- the LOC130746782 gene encoding uncharacterized protein LOC130746782, whose protein sequence is MENIQHSHVEVQGLKLHVAEIGSGEKTVVFLHGFPEIWYTWRHQMIAVANAGYRAIAFDFRGYGLSEHPAEPEKANLMDLVGETVGLLDSLGINKAILVGKDFGAIPGYLVAALHPEKVASVITLGIPFMLPGPSAIKNHLLPKGFYITRFQEPGRAEADFGRFDVKSVIRNIYTLFSGSEVPVAGDDQEIMDLFSPSIPLPPWFSEEDLATYASLYEKSGFRFALQVPYRSLTVDSGLSDPKATVPALLIMGEKDYCFKFPGMEDYIRSGAVKHFVPDLEIIYIPEGSHFVHEQFPEKVNQLIIEFLHKQSI, encoded by the exons ATGGAGAACATCCAACACAGTCATGTGGAAGTGCAGGGACTCAAGCTCCATGTAGCTGAGATTGGAAGCG GTGAAAAGACAGTGGTTTTCTTGCATGGATTCCCAGAAATCTGGTACACATGGAGGCACCAGATGATTGCTGTGGCAAATGCTGGCTACCGTGCTATTGCCTTTGATTTCAGAGGCTATGGACTTTCTGAGCATCCAGCAGAGCCAGAAAAAGCAAACTTAATGGACCTTGTTGGTGAAACCGTGGGTCTTTTGGATTCATTAGGCATCAACAAG GCTATCCTTGTTGGTAAGGACTTTGGTGCCATCCCAGGATACCTTGTAGCTGCCCTCCATCCTGAAAAGGTAGCTTCTGTGATAACTTTAGGCATTCCTTTCATGCTTCCTGGTCCCTCTGCTATCAAGAACCACCTTCTCCCAAAAGGATTCTACATTACTAGGTTTCAG GAGCCTGGGAGGGCAGAAGCAGATTTTGGCCGCTTCGATGTTAAGTCGGTTATAAGGAACATCTACACTCTCTTTTCTGGAAGTGAGGTGCCAGTAGCAGGTGATGATCAGGAAATCATGGACTTGTTTAGTCCATCTATACCCTTGCCACCATGGTTCTCTGAGGAAGACCTGGCAACCTATGCATCACTATATGAAAAATCTGGATTCAGATTTGCATTGCAGGTTCCATACAG GTCTCTCACCGTGGATAGTGGATTAAGTGATCCTAAAGCCACTGTTCCAGCACTGTTGATCATGGGTGAAAAGGATTATTGTTTCAAGTTTCCTGGTATGGAGGACTACATCCGAAGCGGGGCGGTGAAACATTTTGTGCCAGACTTGGAAATCATATATATTCCAGAAGGAAGCCATTTTGTGCATGAACAGTTTCCAGAGAAGGTGAACCAGCTCATCATCGAGTTCCTTCACAAACAAAGTATCTGA